The Sandaracinus amylolyticus genomic interval TTCCAGGTGCTCGCTTGGCCGCGACCCACAGTCGCCTCTGCAGTTGTCGCACTTCTTCGCGCGGCCTACGGCCGCCGGGGTCGTTAGGTCCGGTCCTGCCGGCCATTCCCTCGCGCTTACCTGCTTCCTCGACGTGACTGCCCCAGGGACCCTTCCCTCCCGTCGCGTTGTTCTGCACGACGTTCGTCGACATCGCCGTGGCGATGCCGTGCGGTACTACGATCCCCTCGGACTCCCGCTGCGCGGCGGCCGATTTCGCCTTCGGCTTATACGGCGCGCTTCGCCCCGACGAGGGCTGCGCAGACGGGCCTCTCGTGTTCCGCGCTTCTCCGTGATCGCGTGCTGCGCCCCATACCCCGCCGAGACTCGATGCGCGCTCCGGAACAGACGCTTCGAGCGTGGCCTTCGCCGTGAAATGAGCGGCTCGGCTCTCGGATTGTTCATCTGACGAGGCTGCAGGCTTCACTTCATGTTGCGGCCCGCGATCTTGCTCCCCGCTGCACAGCTCTCGCTGCCTGACGGGCTTTCGACGCCCCGCTCGGGACGACGGGATCTCTCCCGACGCCCGGGGCCTGCTACTCGCCGCTCCGGTGCCTACCGAGGCGGGACTCTCACCCGCAGGAGAAGCGCAGCGCGCAGACGTCGGCCCTACGGCTCGACCTTCGTCTGCGTCACGACGCACCATCGAGCGATGGTAGCGCGAACGCAGCGAGAGCTGGTGTATCGTCGCGCGAGACCGGAGGGGGAGATGACGGCCGCGCGGATCCCGTTCACGCCCGCCGACGAGAGCGCGATTCGCACGCTCGTCGGCACGATGTTGTTCCTGCTCGTCGTGAACTTCGTCTTCGGCGCGTTCGGCGTGCTCGGAGGCTGCCTCAGCTTCGCGGGCGTCCCGGCGCAAGCGCAGTTCCACCCGATGGCCGCGGTCGGCGCGGGCATCACCGCGCTGATGATCCTGGTCTACGGCGCGGGGATGATCGGACAGGGCGCGCTGCTGGTGCAGGTGCGGCGCTCGCTCGAGCAGGTCGTCACGACCGACACCCAGGATCAGGCGCTGCTCGCGACGGCGTTCGCGCGGCTGCGGCTCTTCTTCCTGCTCGAGGCGGTGCTCTTCTTCGTGATCATGGGCATGCAGTGCGGCGGGTTCCTCACGCAGGCGTTCGGCCCTGCGACGCCGATGATGCCGGGCGCGATGGGAGGTGGCCTGTGAGCCCGCCGCAGCAGTGGGGCGGAGGCGGCGGCGGCTTCGGGCCTCCGCAGGGCGGTGGTGGCTTCGGGCCTCCGCAGGGCGGTGGTGGCTTCGGACCGCCCGGCGGTGGCGGCGGCGGGTTCGGACCGCCCGGCGGTGGCGGTGGGTTCGGGCCGCCCGGGGGTGGCACGCCGCCGCCCGGCGGCGGTGGTTACGGCGGCGGTGGTGACGCGCCCCTGACGCGCATCCCGTTCACGCCCGAGGACGAGAAGAACATCCAGCAGACCGCGCTCTTCATGAAGATCGCGGGCGGCCTCGCGATCCTCGGATCGCTCTTCAGCATGGTCGGCTCGATCGGTGTCGGGCTCTACCGGCAGATGCCGATCGGCGCGAACGTGTGCGTCGGCGTGATCGGGCTCGGCGTGCAGGCGCTGCTCGCCGTGCTGCTCTTCATGGCGGCGAGCGCCTTCGAGAAGATCACGACGAGCGACGGACAGGATCAGCAGCTGCTCGCGGACGGGCTCGGCAAGCTCCGCGTGTACTTCCTCGTGAAGGCGGTGCTCTGGGTGCTCGGCATCGTGCTCTGCTGCTGCGGGTTCGTGCTGGTCATGACGATGGGCGCAGCGATCTTCGCGGCGCTCGGGGCCTCGCTCGCGAACCAGTGACGCGCGCTCAGCCGAGGCGCCGCTCGTAGAACACGGTGTCCACCGCGACGCGCGGGAAGCGCGCGGGCAGATCGCGCTCGTCGATGCGCGTGAACCCGTGCTTCTCGTAGAAGCGGTGGGCGCCCTTCAGCACGTCCACGGTGCCGAGCACGATCGACTCGAGCCGCTCCTCGACGGCGCGCTCGATCGCGACCTCGAGCAAGCGCGCAGCGAGCCCGCTTCCGCGATGCTCCTTCGCGACGAACATCTTGCGCAGCACGCCGAGCCCCTCGACGTCGAGCAGGCCCACCGTGCCGATCACACGATCACGCTCCAGCGCGACCCAGAAGTCGCCCGCGCCGCGCCGGAAGAAGCGCACCGGATCGAGCAGATCCGGCTGCTCTTCCGCGGTGATCGGCACCGAGAACTCGTCGCGCTGGATCGGCACCACGAGCGCGATCACGCCCTGCGCGTGCGCGGGCTCGAACGGGACGATCATCGCGTCGCGACCGTCTCCGACTCGTCGGCGACGAGCTTCTCGAGCAGCGCGCCGATCATCGCGCGGCGGTACTTCGCGCTGCCGCGATGATCGTCGATCGGCGCGAGCTCGCCGCGCGCCGCGACCACCGCCGAGCCGATCGCCGCGTGCCCGAACGGCTTGCCGATCAGCGCTGCTTCGGCGCGACGTGCGCGGATCGGCGTCGCCGCGACGCCGCCGAACGCGAGCCGCGCGCTGGTCACCACACCGCGCGCGTCGACGTCGATCGCGAACGCGCCCGCGACCGTCGAGATGTCGTCCATGCGCCGCTTGCTGACCTTGTAGAAGCGCTGGATGCCCGGCAGCGGGCGCGGGATGCGCACCGCGCGCACGAGCTCGCCCTTCGCGAGCGCGGTCTTGCGATATCCCGCGAAGAACTCGTCGATCGCGACGGCGCGGTCGTCGTTGGGCCCCGCGATCACCACCTCGGCGCCGAGCGCGAGCAGCACCGGCGGCGAGTCGCCGATCGGCGAAGCGGTGACGAGGTTCCCGCCGAGCGTCGCGCGCGTGCGGATGAGCCGCGACGAGAAGAGCGGCAGGAGCTGGTCGAACATCGCGATCGTGCCGTGCAGTCGCTCTTCGAGGCGCGCGAGGGGCTCGCCGGCGCCGATCTCGATCGCGCTCTCGCCGATGCGCACACCGCGCAGCTCGGCGACGCGATCGAGCGACACGATCGCGGCGTGACGCACGTGGCGCTGGTTGATGTCGACCACCACGTCGGTGCCGCCCGCGACGATCGTGAGCTCGGGCTCGTGCGCGAGCAGCGCGGTCGCCTCGGCGAGCGTCGTCGGTCGATGAAACCGACGCGTCGACGCGGCGTAGGCGAACGACTTCGACTCCGGCGCGGGCGCTGCGAGCCGCTCACGATGTGCGTCGTCGGCCTCGCTGCGCGTGCGGCGGATGGTCGCGAGCTCGTGCGCGGCATCGCGAATCGGACGGTAACCGGTGCAGCGGCAGAGGTTCCCCGCGAACGACTCCTCGTCGAGCGGACCTTCTTCACCGCGGTAGTACTCGGCGAACAGCGAGACCACGAAGCCCGGCGTGCAGTACCCGCACTGCGAGCCGCCGCCCCTGGCCATCGCCTCTTGCACGGGGTGCAGCGCGCGCTCGCTCGGCGCGACGCCTTCGACGCTGACGATCTCGCGTCCCTGCGCCTGCGCGACGAGGAAGAGACAGGAGTTGATCGCCTCGTAGCGGGTGCGGCCATCGGGGCCGGTCTCGACGAGCGCGACCGCGCACGCGCCGCACTCGCCCTCGGCGCAGCCTTCCTTGCTGCCGGTGAGCCCGCTCGCGCGCAGCCAGTGCAAGAGCGTCGTGTTGGGATCGACCCCGCGCGCCTCGACCTCACGCCCATTCAGCCGGAACCGGATCGCCTCCGAGATCGCCATCGTCGCGCGATGGTAGCGCGAGACGCCGCGTGTCGGTCATCGTGTGTGCGGCATGGGTCACCGCGCGAACCTGGTGCTCGTCGAGCACGGCGAGACACGCGTCTTCTACGGGCATTGGTCGTCGATCGCGCTCGTGAACGAGCTCTTCTGGGGCCACGAGCACGCACGCGCGTGGATCCTCGATCATCGCGAGGTCGGCGACGAGGGCTGGCTCGACGACGTGTGGGCCGAGGGCGGCGCGGTGCTCGACGTCGATCGCCGCGTGCTCCTGCTCTTCGGCGGCGAAGCACTGCGTGGCGACGCCGCTCGGCGCTGCACGTACCTCGGGCTCGTGCGCGAGGTGTGGACCGGTTGGGACGTGCGATGGGCGGAGCGCGGCGTCCTCGATCTCGCGGAGCACGTCGGGATCCCGGCGTCGCGCGTGCGCGCGGAGCAAGCGCTCATCGATCCGATCACCACGTTGCCCGCGCCCGACGACGATCGCGAAGCGAGCTGTGTCGCCACGTTCGTCTTCGAAGACGGGCGCATGCGCCACTTCCCGCTCGTGCTGTGCGTCGACGAGAACCTCGGCGGCGGCATCGAGCTCGTCGAGGTCGCGCGCCGCCTCGAAGGGCGCGAGCGCTTCGTGTTCGCGCCCGCGCGCGACTGCTGGCTCGAGGGCGGCTTCCACGTCGACGTCCCCCGGCGCCGTGTCGTGTCGTGGTGCGGGCGCGACCTGCCGCGGCTCGACGAGATCGCGGCGCGCTGGAGCGGCTACGAGCTGGTGCACGTGGGCGCGAGCTGGGAGGAGCACGTCGCGCTCTCGCGCGGAACGCTGGTGATCGAGCCACTGCCCGAGGACGAGCGCATCGCCGAGCTCCGCGCGAGCCTGGTGACTGGCTCCGCCGCGGGGGACGGCCGCGCGCTGATACGCGAGATGATCGACGAGGCACAGCGCGAAGGACGGAGCGTGCAAGTGAACCCGTACGCGCTCGACGAGCCCGCGCGCGGGATCACGATCGACCGGGCCGCGATCTTCGATGCCGCGGTCGCTTCGATGCGCGCGCGCCTCTGATCACATCAGCTTGTTCACCCCGCGCCGAACCAGCGCGCGCAGGATCGCGATCGGGATCGCCACCGCGATCGCGCCGCCGCACAGCCATGGCGAGCGGATCGCGCCCGGCAGCACCTCCCACGCGACGAAGCCCATCACGCCGACGAACGCCACGATCACCACGACGCTCATCACCTCGCCGTAGCGCCGCTGCGCGGCGCGCACGCGCGCCTGCTCTTCTTCTTCCTCGCGCCTTCCGAGCTCTTCGAGCGGGTCCATCGCCGCCCATCCTGCCGCACGCCGCGCGCCCCGTCGCTTACCGAGCGTTCGCGTTCTTGTCGCCTCGTCCCCTCCGGCTATCCTCGCGCCCGCATGTCGCGCGCACAGCAGATCGCACGTCGTCTCGCGCTCCCGGCGGCGATCTGGGCGATCAGCGCAGCCGTCTACGCCGGCGTCGCCGGGCCGCGCACCTCGGGCCCGAGCCCCGACAACCACTTCGTGCACCTCGCCGACTCGTTCCTCCACGGACAGCTCGGCGTGCTCGGCAATCGCCCGCCCGGCACCAACGACTGGGCCTGTTACGACACCGAGACCCAGGACGTCTGTCCGCCCGGCGCGTTCTCGCATCCGCGCGACTCGCAGCGCTGGTACGTCTCGTTCCCGCCGTTCCCCGCGATCGTGATCCTACCCGCGGTCGCGCTCTTCGGGCCCGGCCTCTCCGACACGCTCTTCTGGGCGCTCTTCGCGGGGCTCGCGCCCGCGCTGCTCTTCGTCATCCTCCGACGCCTTCGCGAGACCGATCGCTCGCAGCGCACCGTGCGCGACGATCTGCTGCTCACGACGCTCTTCGCGTTCGGCACCGTCTTCTTCTTCACCGCCGTGCAGGGCGCGGTGTGGTTCGCGGGGCACGTCGTCGGCGTCGTGATGATCCTCGCGTACGTCTACTGCGCGCTCGACGCGCGACGCCCCGCGCTCGCCGGCCTCATGCTCGGCCTCGCGTTCATGACGCGCGCGACGACCGCCGCGCTCGTACTCTTCTTCGCGATCGAGGCGATGCGCATCTCACGCGTCGGCCCCGAGCCCGAGTACGGCGATCAACCGAGCGTCGCGCGCCGCGTCTATCTCTGGACCACGCGCGTGCAGTGGCGCGACGTGCTGAAGCGCTGGGCGATCTTCGCCGCGCCCATCCTCGTGATCGGCGCGATCGCGATGTGGATGAACGAAGAGCGCTTCGAGAATCCGTTCGAGTTCGGGCATCGCTACCTGATGATCCGATGGCGCGGCCGAATCGAGACGTGGGGGCTCTTCAGCTACCACTATCTCTCGAAGAACCTCGCGGTGTTCCTCGCGTCGCTCCCGTGGCTCACCGCGCAAGAGCCGCACGTAATCATCAGTCGCCACGGACTGGCGCTCTGGTTCACGACGCCCGCGCTCCTGCTGGCGCTCTGGCCGCGCCGGGTCGACGCGCAGATGGTCGCGCTCTACGCCGCGAGCGCGGCAGTCGCGATCTGGAACCTGCTCTATCAGAACAGCGGATGGGTCCAGTTCGGATATCGATTCGCGCTCGACTATCTGCCGCTCGTGTTCGTCGCGATCGCGCTCGGGGGGCGTCGATTCGGCCCGGGCTTCCTGCTCGCGCTCGTGTTCGCGATCG includes:
- a CDS encoding GNAT family N-acetyltransferase; translation: MIVPFEPAHAQGVIALVVPIQRDEFSVPITAEEQPDLLDPVRFFRRGAGDFWVALERDRVIGTVGLLDVEGLGVLRKMFVAKEHRGSGLAARLLEVAIERAVEERLESIVLGTVDVLKGAHRFYEKHGFTRIDERDLPARFPRVAVDTVFYERRLG
- a CDS encoding xanthine dehydrogenase small subunit, which gives rise to MAISEAIRFRLNGREVEARGVDPNTTLLHWLRASGLTGSKEGCAEGECGACAVALVETGPDGRTRYEAINSCLFLVAQAQGREIVSVEGVAPSERALHPVQEAMARGGGSQCGYCTPGFVVSLFAEYYRGEEGPLDEESFAGNLCRCTGYRPIRDAAHELATIRRTRSEADDAHRERLAAPAPESKSFAYAASTRRFHRPTTLAEATALLAHEPELTIVAGGTDVVVDINQRHVRHAAIVSLDRVAELRGVRIGESAIEIGAGEPLARLEERLHGTIAMFDQLLPLFSSRLIRTRATLGGNLVTASPIGDSPPVLLALGAEVVIAGPNDDRAVAIDEFFAGYRKTALAKGELVRAVRIPRPLPGIQRFYKVSKRRMDDISTVAGAFAIDVDARGVVTSARLAFGGVAATPIRARRAEAALIGKPFGHAAIGSAVVAARGELAPIDDHRGSAKYRRAMIGALLEKLVADESETVATR
- a CDS encoding glycosyltransferase family 87 protein — its product is MSRAQQIARRLALPAAIWAISAAVYAGVAGPRTSGPSPDNHFVHLADSFLHGQLGVLGNRPPGTNDWACYDTETQDVCPPGAFSHPRDSQRWYVSFPPFPAIVILPAVALFGPGLSDTLFWALFAGLAPALLFVILRRLRETDRSQRTVRDDLLLTTLFAFGTVFFFTAVQGAVWFAGHVVGVVMILAYVYCALDARRPALAGLMLGLAFMTRATTAALVLFFAIEAMRISRVGPEPEYGDQPSVARRVYLWTTRVQWRDVLKRWAIFAAPILVIGAIAMWMNEERFENPFEFGHRYLMIRWRGRIETWGLFSYHYLSKNLAVFLASLPWLTAQEPHVIISRHGLALWFTTPALLLALWPRRVDAQMVALYAASAAVAIWNLLYQNSGWVQFGYRFALDYLPLVFVAIALGGRRFGPGFLLALVFAIVVNTFGAITFDRAWQYYDDDGTQERVFQPD